A region from the Populus trichocarpa isolate Nisqually-1 chromosome 18, P.trichocarpa_v4.1, whole genome shotgun sequence genome encodes:
- the LOC18107187 gene encoding glutamate receptor 2.8 isoform X3, translating into MIRKKYPSKPALSFFSLLYLKIFFFEMGMAKNSTSIIPVNVGVVLDFDNDLDGKIGLSCINMSLSDFYDTHGDYKTRLVLITRDSKNDVAGAAAAALDLIKNVEVQAIIGPTTSMQANFVIELGEKAQVPIISFSASSPSLTSIRSPFFFRATQNDSTQVNAISALVQAFGWREAVPIYIDNEYGEGVIPYLTDALQAVDARVPYRSVISPSATDDQIVSELYKLMTMQTRVFIVHMFPSLGARVFAKAKEIGMVSEGYAWIMTDGLTAEFLSSPNASVTNTMQGALGVKPYVPRTKDLETFRIRWKRKFQQDNPDIVDAELNIFGLWAYDAATALALAVEKAGTANLGFQKANVSSNSSTDLATLGVSLNGPNLVQALSNITFKGLTGDYLFDNGQLQSSAFQIINVNGNGGREIGFWTSTKGIVKTLNSANNMTAYSGSNSDLSTVIWPGDTTSVPKGWEIPTNGKKLRIGVPVKDGFSEFVKVTRDPSSNTKTVTGYSIDVFDSVVKALPYALPYEYIPFAKPDGETAGTYNDLIYQVYLKNFDAVVGDTTIVFNRSQYVDFTLPYTESGVSMIVPIVDNNSKNAWVFLRPLTWDLWVTSFCFFIFIGFVIWILEHRINEDFRGPALHQAGTSFWFSFSTMVFAQREIVVSNLSRAVVIIWCFVVLILTQSYTASLTSLLTVQQLRPTVTDVHELVKKGEYVGYQEGSFVLGILLDLGFDESKLIVYNSTEQCDDLLSKGSGNGGIAAAFDEVPYMRLFLSKYCSKYAMIDPTFKTDGFGFAFPKGSPLVPDVSRAVLNMTEGDKMKEIENAWFGKQSNCPYSSTSVTSNSLSLKSFWGLFLIAGVASLLALIIFMVMFVYKERKMLRPLNSRISTRSKVRNFFRIFIQRDLKSHTFRKSGLNDSNGTSLPSMGAPSPSAYSVQTSYFPGDGDQSSTEFVDSSPDRQTSQEVVINIDQLTNPNQERLAAFEVEHDHN; encoded by the exons CCCTGGACCTGATAAAAAATGTTGAAGTGCAAGCAATCATAGGCCCAACAACATCAATGCAAGCCAATTTTGTTATTGAACTTGGAGAAAAAGCTCAGGTGCCCATTATATCATTTTCTGCATCAAGTCCTTCTCTCACTTCCATCAGGAGTCCCTTCTTCTTCCGAGCTACCCAAAATGACTCAACTCAGGTGAATGCCATAAGTGCATTAGTACAAGCCTTTGGATGGAGAGAAGCAGTACCCATCTACATTGATAATGAGTATGGAGAGGGAGTGATACCTTATTTAACTGATGCTCTGCAAGCAGTTGATGCTCGTGTACCGTACCGGAGTGTCATTTCTCCATCAGCCACTGATGATCAAATTGTTTCAGAGCTTTACAAGTTGATGACAATGCAAACTAGAGTTTTCATTGTGCACATGTTTCCATCTCTTGGCGCTCGGGTTTTTGCCAAAGCAAAAGAGATTGGCATGGTGAGTGAAGGCTATGCTTGGATCATGACTGATGGTCTAACAGCTGAATTTTTGAGTTCACCAAATGCTTCTGTCACTAATACAATGCAAGGTGCATTGGGTGTGAAACCTTATGTGCCAAGAACAAAAGATCTCGAAACTTTTCGAATTCGGTGGAAAAGAAAATTCCAACAAGATAATCCAGATATTGTTGATGCTGAGTTGAATATTTTTGGCTTATGGGCATATGATGCAGCAACAGCTTTGGCCTTGGCAGTTGAGAAAGCTGGAACTGCAAATTTAGGCTTCCAAAAGGCAAACGTTTCTAGCAATTCATCCACAGATCTTGCAACTCTTGGGGTGTCTTTAAATGGTCCAAACCTCGTTCAAGCTTTATCAAACATTACTTTCAAAGGTCTTACGGGAGATTACCTTTTCGATAATGGACAGTTACAGTCATCAGCTTTCCAGATAATAAATGTGAATGGCAATGGGGGAAGAGAGATAGGATTCTGGACATCAACCAAAGGGATTGTCAAAACATTGAactcagcaaataatatgactgCGTACTCAGGTTCTAACTCCGATCTTTCAACTGTCATATGGCCGGGTGATACAACTTCTGTTCCCAAGGGTTGGGAGATCCCAACGAATGGGAAGAAGTTGAGAATAGGAGTGCCTGTGAAGGATGGTTTCAGTGAGTTTGTGAAAGTAACAAGAGATCCTAGTTCTAACACCAAAACCGTCACTGGATACAGCATAGATGTTTTTGATTCTGTTGTCAAAGCATTGCCTTATGCTTTGCCTTACGAGTACATCCCCTTTGCCAAGCCTGACGGCGAGACAGCTGGAACTTACAATGATCTGATATATCAAGTGTACTTGAAG AATTTTGATGCTGTAGTTGGAGATACAACTATTGTTTTCAACAGATCCCAGTATGTTGATTTTACTTTGCCTTACACTGAAAGTGGTGTTTCCATGATCGTCCCTATTGTGGACAACAACAGCAAAAATGCATGGGTTTTCTTGAGGCCTCTGACATGGGATCTCTGGGTGacaagtttttgtttctttattttcattggATTTGTGATCTGGATTCTTGAACACAGAATCAATGAAGATTTTAGAGGGCCTGCTTTACATCAAGCCGGCACTAGCTTCTGGTTTTCTTTCTCAACCATGGTTTTTGCACAAA GGGAGATAGTTGTTAGCAACTTGTCTAGAGCAGTGGTAATCATATGGTGTTTTGTTGTGCTGATTCTCACACAAAGCTACACTGCCAGTCTAACTAGTTTACTTACAGTCCAGCAGCTGCGGCCTACAGTTACTGATGTACATGAGCTCGTTAAGAAGGGGGAATATGTGGGCTACCAGGAGGGTTCTTTTGTTCTGGGAATCTTATTAGACTTGGGTTTCGACGAGTCCAAGCTCATTGTGTATAATTCCACAGAACAATGTGATGACCTTTTATCAAAAGGAAGTGGAAATGGTGGTATTGCTGCTGCTTTTGATGAAGTACCATATATGAGGCTCTTTCTGTCAAAGTATTGCTCTAAATATGCCATGATTGATCCTACATTTAAAACAGACGGTTTCGGATTT GCTTTCCCTAAAGGTTCTCCTCTGGTACCAGATGTATCAAGGGCAGTTCTAAACATGACAGAGGGAGATAAAATGAAGGAAATTGAGAATGCTTGGTTTGGAAAACAAAGCAATTGTCCATATTCCAGCACCTCGGTTACATCTAACAGCCTTAGTCTCAAGAGTTTCTGGGGCTTATTTTTAATTGCTGGAGTAGCATCACTCTTAGCTCTCATTATATTCATGGTCATGTTTGTCtacaaggaaaggaaaatgtTGAGGCCTTTAAATTCCAGAATTTCCACAAGGAGTAAAGTCCGCAATTTCTTCAGGATCTTTATTCAGAGGGACTTAAAATCCCATACTTTCAGAAAAAGTGGGCTGAATGACAGCAATGGCACTAGTCTGCCTAGTATGGGTGCGCCGAGCCCATCGGCCTATTCAGTTCAAACTAGTTATTTCCCTGGAGATGGAGATCAGTCTTCTACAGAGTTTGTTGATTCCAGTCCAGATAGGCAAACATCTCAAGAGGTAGTAATAAATATTGATCAACTTACAAACCCAAATCAAGAAAGACTAGCAGCTTTTGAAGTAGAACATGATCACAATTGA
- the LOC18107187 gene encoding glutamate receptor 2.1 isoform X6: MKKIPSKTFLSLVFFFLSLKIWFIEVLVAQNTATIPVNVGVVLDLEFSGGNIDLTCINMALSDFYATHSDYKTRLVLTTRNSGNDVVRAAAAALDLIKNVEVQAIIGPTTSMQANFVIELGEKAQVPIISFSASSPSLTSIRSPFFFRATQNDSTQVNAISALVQAFGWREAVPIYIDNEYGEGVIPYLTDALQAVDARVPYRSVISPSATDDQIVSELYKLMTMQTRVFIVHMFPSLGARVFAKAKEIGMVSEGYAWIMTDGLTAEFLSSPNASVTNTMQGALGVKPYVPRTKDLETFRIRWKRKFQQDNPDIVDAELNIFGLWAYDAATALALAVEKAGTANLGFQKANVSSNSSTDLATLGVSLNGPNLVQALSNITFKGLTGDYLFDNGQLQSSAFQIINVNGNGGREIGFWTSTKGIVKTLNSANNMTAYSGSNSDLSTVIWPGDTTSVPKGWEIPTNGKKLRIGVPVKDGFSEFVKVTRDPSSNTKTVTGYSIDVFDSVVKALPYALPYEYIPFAKPDGETAGTYNDLIYQVYLKNFDAVVGDTTIVFNRSQYVDFTLPYTESGVSMIVPIVDNNSKNAWVFLRPLTWDLWVTSFCFFIFIGFVIWILEHRINEDFRGPALHQAGTSFWFSFSTMVFAQREIVVSNLSRAVVIIWCFVVLILTQSYTASLTSLLTVQQLRPTVTDVHELVKKGEYVGYQEGSFVLGILLDLGFDESKLIVYNSTEQCDDLLSKGSGNGGIAAAFDEVPYMRLFLSKYCSKYAMIDPTFKTDGFGFAFPKGSPLVPDVSRAVLNMTEGDKMKEIENAWFGKQSNCPYSSTSVTSNSLSLKSFWGLFLIAGVASLLALIIFMVMFVYKERKMLRPLNSRISTRSKVRNFFRIFIQRDLKSHTFRKSGLNDSNGTSLPSMGAPSPSAYSVQTSYFPGDGDQSSTEFVDSSPDRQTSQEVVINIDQLTNPNQERLAAFEVEHDHN, from the exons ATGAAGAAAATCCCTTCGAAGACTTTTCTCTCTTtggtctttttctttctttctttaaagatTTGGTTCATAGAAGTGCTGGTAGCCCAGAATACAGCAACAATTCCAGTGAATGTAGGTGTGGTTCTTGACTTGGAATTTTCGGGTGGTAATATTGATTTGACATGCATCAACATGGCCCTTTCAGACTTCTATGCCACTCATAGTGACTACAAAACTAGATTGGTCCTCACCACCAGGAACTCCGGGAACGATGTTGTTCGTGCAGCTGCAGCAG CCCTGGACCTGATAAAAAATGTTGAAGTGCAAGCAATCATAGGCCCAACAACATCAATGCAAGCCAATTTTGTTATTGAACTTGGAGAAAAAGCTCAGGTGCCCATTATATCATTTTCTGCATCAAGTCCTTCTCTCACTTCCATCAGGAGTCCCTTCTTCTTCCGAGCTACCCAAAATGACTCAACTCAGGTGAATGCCATAAGTGCATTAGTACAAGCCTTTGGATGGAGAGAAGCAGTACCCATCTACATTGATAATGAGTATGGAGAGGGAGTGATACCTTATTTAACTGATGCTCTGCAAGCAGTTGATGCTCGTGTACCGTACCGGAGTGTCATTTCTCCATCAGCCACTGATGATCAAATTGTTTCAGAGCTTTACAAGTTGATGACAATGCAAACTAGAGTTTTCATTGTGCACATGTTTCCATCTCTTGGCGCTCGGGTTTTTGCCAAAGCAAAAGAGATTGGCATGGTGAGTGAAGGCTATGCTTGGATCATGACTGATGGTCTAACAGCTGAATTTTTGAGTTCACCAAATGCTTCTGTCACTAATACAATGCAAGGTGCATTGGGTGTGAAACCTTATGTGCCAAGAACAAAAGATCTCGAAACTTTTCGAATTCGGTGGAAAAGAAAATTCCAACAAGATAATCCAGATATTGTTGATGCTGAGTTGAATATTTTTGGCTTATGGGCATATGATGCAGCAACAGCTTTGGCCTTGGCAGTTGAGAAAGCTGGAACTGCAAATTTAGGCTTCCAAAAGGCAAACGTTTCTAGCAATTCATCCACAGATCTTGCAACTCTTGGGGTGTCTTTAAATGGTCCAAACCTCGTTCAAGCTTTATCAAACATTACTTTCAAAGGTCTTACGGGAGATTACCTTTTCGATAATGGACAGTTACAGTCATCAGCTTTCCAGATAATAAATGTGAATGGCAATGGGGGAAGAGAGATAGGATTCTGGACATCAACCAAAGGGATTGTCAAAACATTGAactcagcaaataatatgactgCGTACTCAGGTTCTAACTCCGATCTTTCAACTGTCATATGGCCGGGTGATACAACTTCTGTTCCCAAGGGTTGGGAGATCCCAACGAATGGGAAGAAGTTGAGAATAGGAGTGCCTGTGAAGGATGGTTTCAGTGAGTTTGTGAAAGTAACAAGAGATCCTAGTTCTAACACCAAAACCGTCACTGGATACAGCATAGATGTTTTTGATTCTGTTGTCAAAGCATTGCCTTATGCTTTGCCTTACGAGTACATCCCCTTTGCCAAGCCTGACGGCGAGACAGCTGGAACTTACAATGATCTGATATATCAAGTGTACTTGAAG AATTTTGATGCTGTAGTTGGAGATACAACTATTGTTTTCAACAGATCCCAGTATGTTGATTTTACTTTGCCTTACACTGAAAGTGGTGTTTCCATGATCGTCCCTATTGTGGACAACAACAGCAAAAATGCATGGGTTTTCTTGAGGCCTCTGACATGGGATCTCTGGGTGacaagtttttgtttctttattttcattggATTTGTGATCTGGATTCTTGAACACAGAATCAATGAAGATTTTAGAGGGCCTGCTTTACATCAAGCCGGCACTAGCTTCTGGTTTTCTTTCTCAACCATGGTTTTTGCACAAA GGGAGATAGTTGTTAGCAACTTGTCTAGAGCAGTGGTAATCATATGGTGTTTTGTTGTGCTGATTCTCACACAAAGCTACACTGCCAGTCTAACTAGTTTACTTACAGTCCAGCAGCTGCGGCCTACAGTTACTGATGTACATGAGCTCGTTAAGAAGGGGGAATATGTGGGCTACCAGGAGGGTTCTTTTGTTCTGGGAATCTTATTAGACTTGGGTTTCGACGAGTCCAAGCTCATTGTGTATAATTCCACAGAACAATGTGATGACCTTTTATCAAAAGGAAGTGGAAATGGTGGTATTGCTGCTGCTTTTGATGAAGTACCATATATGAGGCTCTTTCTGTCAAAGTATTGCTCTAAATATGCCATGATTGATCCTACATTTAAAACAGACGGTTTCGGATTT GCTTTCCCTAAAGGTTCTCCTCTGGTACCAGATGTATCAAGGGCAGTTCTAAACATGACAGAGGGAGATAAAATGAAGGAAATTGAGAATGCTTGGTTTGGAAAACAAAGCAATTGTCCATATTCCAGCACCTCGGTTACATCTAACAGCCTTAGTCTCAAGAGTTTCTGGGGCTTATTTTTAATTGCTGGAGTAGCATCACTCTTAGCTCTCATTATATTCATGGTCATGTTTGTCtacaaggaaaggaaaatgtTGAGGCCTTTAAATTCCAGAATTTCCACAAGGAGTAAAGTCCGCAATTTCTTCAGGATCTTTATTCAGAGGGACTTAAAATCCCATACTTTCAGAAAAAGTGGGCTGAATGACAGCAATGGCACTAGTCTGCCTAGTATGGGTGCGCCGAGCCCATCGGCCTATTCAGTTCAAACTAGTTATTTCCCTGGAGATGGAGATCAGTCTTCTACAGAGTTTGTTGATTCCAGTCCAGATAGGCAAACATCTCAAGAGGTAGTAATAAATATTGATCAACTTACAAACCCAAATCAAGAAAGACTAGCAGCTTTTGAAGTAGAACATGATCACAATTGA
- the LOC18107187 gene encoding glutamate receptor 2.8 isoform X5, translating into MIRKKYPSKPALSFFSLLYLKIFFFEMGMAKNSTSIIPVNVGVLLDLDNDLDGKTGLSCINMSLSDFYDTHGDYKTRLVLVTRDSENDVAGAAAAALDLIKNVEVQAIIGPTTSMQANFVIELGEKAQVPIISFSASSPSLTSIRSPFFFRATQNDSTQVNAISALVQAFGWREAVPIYIDNEYGEGVIPYLTDALQAVDARVPYRSVISPSATDDQIVSELYKLMTMQTRVFIVHMFPSLGARVFAKAKEIGMVSEGYAWIMTDGLTAEFLSSPNASVTNTMQGALGVKPYVPRTKDLETFRIRWKRKFQQDNPDIVDAELNIFGLWAYDAATALALAVEKAGTANLGFQKANVSSNSSTDLATLGVSLNGPNLVQALSNITFKGLTGDYLFDNGQLQSSAFQIINVNGNGGREIGFWTSTKGIVKTLNSANNMTAYSGSNSDLSTVIWPGDTTSVPKGWEIPTNGKKLRIGVPVKDGFSEFVKVTRDPSSNTKTVTGYSIDVFDSVVKALPYALPYEYIPFAKPDGETAGTYNDLIYQVYLKNFDAVVGDTTIVFNRSQYVDFTLPYTESGVSMIVPIVDNNSKNAWVFLRPLTWDLWVTSFCFFIFIGFVIWILEHRINEDFRGPALHQAGTSFWFSFSTMVFAQREIVVSNLSRAVVIIWCFVVLILTQSYTASLTSLLTVQQLRPTVTDVHELVKKGEYVGYQEGSFVLGILLDLGFDESKLIVYNSTEQCDDLLSKGSGNGGIAAAFDEVPYMRLFLSKYCSKYAMIDPTFKTDGFGFAFPKGSPLVPDVSRAVLNMTEGDKMKEIENAWFGKQSNCPYSSTSVTSNSLSLKSFWGLFLIAGVASLLALIIFMVMFVYKERKMLRPLNSRISTRSKVRNFFRIFIQRDLKSHTFRKSGLNDSNGTSLPSMGAPSPSAYSVQTSYFPGDGDQSSTEFVDSSPDRQTSQEVVINIDQLTNPNQERLAAFEVEHDHN; encoded by the exons CCCTGGACCTGATAAAAAATGTTGAAGTGCAAGCAATCATAGGCCCAACAACATCAATGCAAGCCAATTTTGTTATTGAACTTGGAGAAAAAGCTCAGGTGCCCATTATATCATTTTCTGCATCAAGTCCTTCTCTCACTTCCATCAGGAGTCCCTTCTTCTTCCGAGCTACCCAAAATGACTCAACTCAGGTGAATGCCATAAGTGCATTAGTACAAGCCTTTGGATGGAGAGAAGCAGTACCCATCTACATTGATAATGAGTATGGAGAGGGAGTGATACCTTATTTAACTGATGCTCTGCAAGCAGTTGATGCTCGTGTACCGTACCGGAGTGTCATTTCTCCATCAGCCACTGATGATCAAATTGTTTCAGAGCTTTACAAGTTGATGACAATGCAAACTAGAGTTTTCATTGTGCACATGTTTCCATCTCTTGGCGCTCGGGTTTTTGCCAAAGCAAAAGAGATTGGCATGGTGAGTGAAGGCTATGCTTGGATCATGACTGATGGTCTAACAGCTGAATTTTTGAGTTCACCAAATGCTTCTGTCACTAATACAATGCAAGGTGCATTGGGTGTGAAACCTTATGTGCCAAGAACAAAAGATCTCGAAACTTTTCGAATTCGGTGGAAAAGAAAATTCCAACAAGATAATCCAGATATTGTTGATGCTGAGTTGAATATTTTTGGCTTATGGGCATATGATGCAGCAACAGCTTTGGCCTTGGCAGTTGAGAAAGCTGGAACTGCAAATTTAGGCTTCCAAAAGGCAAACGTTTCTAGCAATTCATCCACAGATCTTGCAACTCTTGGGGTGTCTTTAAATGGTCCAAACCTCGTTCAAGCTTTATCAAACATTACTTTCAAAGGTCTTACGGGAGATTACCTTTTCGATAATGGACAGTTACAGTCATCAGCTTTCCAGATAATAAATGTGAATGGCAATGGGGGAAGAGAGATAGGATTCTGGACATCAACCAAAGGGATTGTCAAAACATTGAactcagcaaataatatgactgCGTACTCAGGTTCTAACTCCGATCTTTCAACTGTCATATGGCCGGGTGATACAACTTCTGTTCCCAAGGGTTGGGAGATCCCAACGAATGGGAAGAAGTTGAGAATAGGAGTGCCTGTGAAGGATGGTTTCAGTGAGTTTGTGAAAGTAACAAGAGATCCTAGTTCTAACACCAAAACCGTCACTGGATACAGCATAGATGTTTTTGATTCTGTTGTCAAAGCATTGCCTTATGCTTTGCCTTACGAGTACATCCCCTTTGCCAAGCCTGACGGCGAGACAGCTGGAACTTACAATGATCTGATATATCAAGTGTACTTGAAG AATTTTGATGCTGTAGTTGGAGATACAACTATTGTTTTCAACAGATCCCAGTATGTTGATTTTACTTTGCCTTACACTGAAAGTGGTGTTTCCATGATCGTCCCTATTGTGGACAACAACAGCAAAAATGCATGGGTTTTCTTGAGGCCTCTGACATGGGATCTCTGGGTGacaagtttttgtttctttattttcattggATTTGTGATCTGGATTCTTGAACACAGAATCAATGAAGATTTTAGAGGGCCTGCTTTACATCAAGCCGGCACTAGCTTCTGGTTTTCTTTCTCAACCATGGTTTTTGCACAAA GGGAGATAGTTGTTAGCAACTTGTCTAGAGCAGTGGTAATCATATGGTGTTTTGTTGTGCTGATTCTCACACAAAGCTACACTGCCAGTCTAACTAGTTTACTTACAGTCCAGCAGCTGCGGCCTACAGTTACTGATGTACATGAGCTCGTTAAGAAGGGGGAATATGTGGGCTACCAGGAGGGTTCTTTTGTTCTGGGAATCTTATTAGACTTGGGTTTCGACGAGTCCAAGCTCATTGTGTATAATTCCACAGAACAATGTGATGACCTTTTATCAAAAGGAAGTGGAAATGGTGGTATTGCTGCTGCTTTTGATGAAGTACCATATATGAGGCTCTTTCTGTCAAAGTATTGCTCTAAATATGCCATGATTGATCCTACATTTAAAACAGACGGTTTCGGATTT GCTTTCCCTAAAGGTTCTCCTCTGGTACCAGATGTATCAAGGGCAGTTCTAAACATGACAGAGGGAGATAAAATGAAGGAAATTGAGAATGCTTGGTTTGGAAAACAAAGCAATTGTCCATATTCCAGCACCTCGGTTACATCTAACAGCCTTAGTCTCAAGAGTTTCTGGGGCTTATTTTTAATTGCTGGAGTAGCATCACTCTTAGCTCTCATTATATTCATGGTCATGTTTGTCtacaaggaaaggaaaatgtTGAGGCCTTTAAATTCCAGAATTTCCACAAGGAGTAAAGTCCGCAATTTCTTCAGGATCTTTATTCAGAGGGACTTAAAATCCCATACTTTCAGAAAAAGTGGGCTGAATGACAGCAATGGCACTAGTCTGCCTAGTATGGGTGCGCCGAGCCCATCGGCCTATTCAGTTCAAACTAGTTATTTCCCTGGAGATGGAGATCAGTCTTCTACAGAGTTTGTTGATTCCAGTCCAGATAGGCAAACATCTCAAGAGGTAGTAATAAATATTGATCAACTTACAAACCCAAATCAAGAAAGACTAGCAGCTTTTGAAGTAGAACATGATCACAATTGA
- the LOC18107187 gene encoding glutamate receptor 2.8 isoform X2, translated as MIMRKKYPSKPALSFFSLLFLRIFFFEMGMAKNSTSIIPMNVGVVLDFDNDLDGKIGLSCINMSLSDFYDTHGDYKTRLVLITRDSKNDVAGAAAAALDLIKNVEVQAIIGPTTSMQANFVIELGEKAQVPIISFSASSPSLTSIRSPFFFRATQNDSTQVNAISALVQAFGWREAVPIYIDNEYGEGVIPYLTDALQAVDARVPYRSVISPSATDDQIVSELYKLMTMQTRVFIVHMFPSLGARVFAKAKEIGMVSEGYAWIMTDGLTAEFLSSPNASVTNTMQGALGVKPYVPRTKDLETFRIRWKRKFQQDNPDIVDAELNIFGLWAYDAATALALAVEKAGTANLGFQKANVSSNSSTDLATLGVSLNGPNLVQALSNITFKGLTGDYLFDNGQLQSSAFQIINVNGNGGREIGFWTSTKGIVKTLNSANNMTAYSGSNSDLSTVIWPGDTTSVPKGWEIPTNGKKLRIGVPVKDGFSEFVKVTRDPSSNTKTVTGYSIDVFDSVVKALPYALPYEYIPFAKPDGETAGTYNDLIYQVYLKNFDAVVGDTTIVFNRSQYVDFTLPYTESGVSMIVPIVDNNSKNAWVFLRPLTWDLWVTSFCFFIFIGFVIWILEHRINEDFRGPALHQAGTSFWFSFSTMVFAQREIVVSNLSRAVVIIWCFVVLILTQSYTASLTSLLTVQQLRPTVTDVHELVKKGEYVGYQEGSFVLGILLDLGFDESKLIVYNSTEQCDDLLSKGSGNGGIAAAFDEVPYMRLFLSKYCSKYAMIDPTFKTDGFGFAFPKGSPLVPDVSRAVLNMTEGDKMKEIENAWFGKQSNCPYSSTSVTSNSLSLKSFWGLFLIAGVASLLALIIFMVMFVYKERKMLRPLNSRISTRSKVRNFFRIFIQRDLKSHTFRKSGLNDSNGTSLPSMGAPSPSAYSVQTSYFPGDGDQSSTEFVDSSPDRQTSQEVVINIDQLTNPNQERLAAFEVEHDHN; from the exons CCCTGGACCTGATAAAAAATGTTGAAGTGCAAGCAATCATAGGCCCAACAACATCAATGCAAGCCAATTTTGTTATTGAACTTGGAGAAAAAGCTCAGGTGCCCATTATATCATTTTCTGCATCAAGTCCTTCTCTCACTTCCATCAGGAGTCCCTTCTTCTTCCGAGCTACCCAAAATGACTCAACTCAGGTGAATGCCATAAGTGCATTAGTACAAGCCTTTGGATGGAGAGAAGCAGTACCCATCTACATTGATAATGAGTATGGAGAGGGAGTGATACCTTATTTAACTGATGCTCTGCAAGCAGTTGATGCTCGTGTACCGTACCGGAGTGTCATTTCTCCATCAGCCACTGATGATCAAATTGTTTCAGAGCTTTACAAGTTGATGACAATGCAAACTAGAGTTTTCATTGTGCACATGTTTCCATCTCTTGGCGCTCGGGTTTTTGCCAAAGCAAAAGAGATTGGCATGGTGAGTGAAGGCTATGCTTGGATCATGACTGATGGTCTAACAGCTGAATTTTTGAGTTCACCAAATGCTTCTGTCACTAATACAATGCAAGGTGCATTGGGTGTGAAACCTTATGTGCCAAGAACAAAAGATCTCGAAACTTTTCGAATTCGGTGGAAAAGAAAATTCCAACAAGATAATCCAGATATTGTTGATGCTGAGTTGAATATTTTTGGCTTATGGGCATATGATGCAGCAACAGCTTTGGCCTTGGCAGTTGAGAAAGCTGGAACTGCAAATTTAGGCTTCCAAAAGGCAAACGTTTCTAGCAATTCATCCACAGATCTTGCAACTCTTGGGGTGTCTTTAAATGGTCCAAACCTCGTTCAAGCTTTATCAAACATTACTTTCAAAGGTCTTACGGGAGATTACCTTTTCGATAATGGACAGTTACAGTCATCAGCTTTCCAGATAATAAATGTGAATGGCAATGGGGGAAGAGAGATAGGATTCTGGACATCAACCAAAGGGATTGTCAAAACATTGAactcagcaaataatatgactgCGTACTCAGGTTCTAACTCCGATCTTTCAACTGTCATATGGCCGGGTGATACAACTTCTGTTCCCAAGGGTTGGGAGATCCCAACGAATGGGAAGAAGTTGAGAATAGGAGTGCCTGTGAAGGATGGTTTCAGTGAGTTTGTGAAAGTAACAAGAGATCCTAGTTCTAACACCAAAACCGTCACTGGATACAGCATAGATGTTTTTGATTCTGTTGTCAAAGCATTGCCTTATGCTTTGCCTTACGAGTACATCCCCTTTGCCAAGCCTGACGGCGAGACAGCTGGAACTTACAATGATCTGATATATCAAGTGTACTTGAAG AATTTTGATGCTGTAGTTGGAGATACAACTATTGTTTTCAACAGATCCCAGTATGTTGATTTTACTTTGCCTTACACTGAAAGTGGTGTTTCCATGATCGTCCCTATTGTGGACAACAACAGCAAAAATGCATGGGTTTTCTTGAGGCCTCTGACATGGGATCTCTGGGTGacaagtttttgtttctttattttcattggATTTGTGATCTGGATTCTTGAACACAGAATCAATGAAGATTTTAGAGGGCCTGCTTTACATCAAGCCGGCACTAGCTTCTGGTTTTCTTTCTCAACCATGGTTTTTGCACAAA GGGAGATAGTTGTTAGCAACTTGTCTAGAGCAGTGGTAATCATATGGTGTTTTGTTGTGCTGATTCTCACACAAAGCTACACTGCCAGTCTAACTAGTTTACTTACAGTCCAGCAGCTGCGGCCTACAGTTACTGATGTACATGAGCTCGTTAAGAAGGGGGAATATGTGGGCTACCAGGAGGGTTCTTTTGTTCTGGGAATCTTATTAGACTTGGGTTTCGACGAGTCCAAGCTCATTGTGTATAATTCCACAGAACAATGTGATGACCTTTTATCAAAAGGAAGTGGAAATGGTGGTATTGCTGCTGCTTTTGATGAAGTACCATATATGAGGCTCTTTCTGTCAAAGTATTGCTCTAAATATGCCATGATTGATCCTACATTTAAAACAGACGGTTTCGGATTT GCTTTCCCTAAAGGTTCTCCTCTGGTACCAGATGTATCAAGGGCAGTTCTAAACATGACAGAGGGAGATAAAATGAAGGAAATTGAGAATGCTTGGTTTGGAAAACAAAGCAATTGTCCATATTCCAGCACCTCGGTTACATCTAACAGCCTTAGTCTCAAGAGTTTCTGGGGCTTATTTTTAATTGCTGGAGTAGCATCACTCTTAGCTCTCATTATATTCATGGTCATGTTTGTCtacaaggaaaggaaaatgtTGAGGCCTTTAAATTCCAGAATTTCCACAAGGAGTAAAGTCCGCAATTTCTTCAGGATCTTTATTCAGAGGGACTTAAAATCCCATACTTTCAGAAAAAGTGGGCTGAATGACAGCAATGGCACTAGTCTGCCTAGTATGGGTGCGCCGAGCCCATCGGCCTATTCAGTTCAAACTAGTTATTTCCCTGGAGATGGAGATCAGTCTTCTACAGAGTTTGTTGATTCCAGTCCAGATAGGCAAACATCTCAAGAGGTAGTAATAAATATTGATCAACTTACAAACCCAAATCAAGAAAGACTAGCAGCTTTTGAAGTAGAACATGATCACAATTGA